A stretch of Pseudophryne corroboree isolate aPseCor3 chromosome 9, aPseCor3.hap2, whole genome shotgun sequence DNA encodes these proteins:
- the CBX6 gene encoding chromobox protein homolog 6 isoform X1, with amino-acid sequence MELSAVGERVFAAESIIKRRIRKGRIEYLVKWKGWAIKYSTWEPEENILDSRLIVAFEQKEREQEIYGPKKRGPKPKTFLLKARAQAEALRISDVHFGIKPGSSCSPKLHSSAAVHRLKKDIRRCHSMSRRPLPRPDPTAPSGTSSGLRPPVSPFSETVRIINRKAKPREPKRNRIILNLKVIDKGAKPPLGRPKIPSRNRVIGKSKKYSESMLRNQIRHLKYGSFSLYNKPSLRGPDEEKAKDETAHQRRGDDSSSTSGCPSPAPSDDRPPKLLPETLSPAVPDWRESEALDLSIPPESSASKRGQGEPDESDPEEEAGDWRPEMSPCSNVVVTDVTSNLLTVTIKEFCNAQDFEKVAAAGK; translated from the exons GGCCGTATTGAATACCTTGTGAAATGGAAAGGTTGGGCTATCAA GTACAGCACTTGGGAACCAGAGGAGAATATTTTGGATTCCCGACTTATTGTAGCCTTTGAGCAAAA agagaggGAACAAGAAATTTATGGACCGAAAAAAAGGGGCCCAAAACCAAAAACATTCCTTTTAAAG GCCAGAGCCCAGGCTGAAGCTCTTCGTATTAGTGATGTCCACTTTGGCATTAAGCCAGGTTCCAGCTGTTCCCCTAAATTGCACTCCAGTGCTGCTGTGCATCGTTTAAAGAAGGACATCCGGCGCTGTCATAGTATGTCTCGTCGCCCCCTTCCCCGTCCAGACCCTACAGCACCATCTGGAACTAGTTCTGGCCTCCGTCCCCCTGTATCGCCTTTTTCAGAGACTGTGCGAATCATCAACCGTAAAGCCAAACCTCGAGAGCCAAAGCGTAACCGAATCATTCTCAATCTGAAGGTGATTGATAAAGGAGCAAAACCACCTCTAGGACGCCCCAAAATACCATCGCGAAACAGAGTGATTGGCAAAAGCAAGAAGTACAGTGAGAGCATGCTTCGCAATCAGATTCGCCATCTGAAATATGGAAGCTTCTCATTGTACAACAAGCCATCCCTTCGAGGACCAGATGAAGAGAAGGCCAAAGATGAAACCGCTCACCAGCGTCGTGGCGATGATAGTTCCAGTACCTCTGGCTGTCCTTCCCCAGCTCCATCAGATGACCGGCCTCCTAAGTTGCTGCCTGAGACTCTCAGTCCTGCTGTTCCTGACTGGCGTGAATCTGAGGCACTGGATCTCTCTATTCCACCAGAGTCCTCAGCAAGCAAGCGTGGGCAAGGTGAGCCTGATGAATCTGATCCCGAGGAAGAGGCTGGAGACTGGCGTCCAGAAATGTCGCCATGCTCCAATGTGGTAGTGACAGATGTCACCAGCAACCTGTTGACAGTCACCATAAAGGAGTTCTGCAATGCACAAGACTTCGAGAAAGTAGCAGCTGCTGGCAAATAG
- the CBX6 gene encoding chromobox protein homolog 6 isoform X2: MVQGRIEYLVKWKGWAIKYSTWEPEENILDSRLIVAFEQKEREQEIYGPKKRGPKPKTFLLKARAQAEALRISDVHFGIKPGSSCSPKLHSSAAVHRLKKDIRRCHSMSRRPLPRPDPTAPSGTSSGLRPPVSPFSETVRIINRKAKPREPKRNRIILNLKVIDKGAKPPLGRPKIPSRNRVIGKSKKYSESMLRNQIRHLKYGSFSLYNKPSLRGPDEEKAKDETAHQRRGDDSSSTSGCPSPAPSDDRPPKLLPETLSPAVPDWRESEALDLSIPPESSASKRGQGEPDESDPEEEAGDWRPEMSPCSNVVVTDVTSNLLTVTIKEFCNAQDFEKVAAAGK, encoded by the exons GGCCGTATTGAATACCTTGTGAAATGGAAAGGTTGGGCTATCAA GTACAGCACTTGGGAACCAGAGGAGAATATTTTGGATTCCCGACTTATTGTAGCCTTTGAGCAAAA agagaggGAACAAGAAATTTATGGACCGAAAAAAAGGGGCCCAAAACCAAAAACATTCCTTTTAAAG GCCAGAGCCCAGGCTGAAGCTCTTCGTATTAGTGATGTCCACTTTGGCATTAAGCCAGGTTCCAGCTGTTCCCCTAAATTGCACTCCAGTGCTGCTGTGCATCGTTTAAAGAAGGACATCCGGCGCTGTCATAGTATGTCTCGTCGCCCCCTTCCCCGTCCAGACCCTACAGCACCATCTGGAACTAGTTCTGGCCTCCGTCCCCCTGTATCGCCTTTTTCAGAGACTGTGCGAATCATCAACCGTAAAGCCAAACCTCGAGAGCCAAAGCGTAACCGAATCATTCTCAATCTGAAGGTGATTGATAAAGGAGCAAAACCACCTCTAGGACGCCCCAAAATACCATCGCGAAACAGAGTGATTGGCAAAAGCAAGAAGTACAGTGAGAGCATGCTTCGCAATCAGATTCGCCATCTGAAATATGGAAGCTTCTCATTGTACAACAAGCCATCCCTTCGAGGACCAGATGAAGAGAAGGCCAAAGATGAAACCGCTCACCAGCGTCGTGGCGATGATAGTTCCAGTACCTCTGGCTGTCCTTCCCCAGCTCCATCAGATGACCGGCCTCCTAAGTTGCTGCCTGAGACTCTCAGTCCTGCTGTTCCTGACTGGCGTGAATCTGAGGCACTGGATCTCTCTATTCCACCAGAGTCCTCAGCAAGCAAGCGTGGGCAAGGTGAGCCTGATGAATCTGATCCCGAGGAAGAGGCTGGAGACTGGCGTCCAGAAATGTCGCCATGCTCCAATGTGGTAGTGACAGATGTCACCAGCAACCTGTTGACAGTCACCATAAAGGAGTTCTGCAATGCACAAGACTTCGAGAAAGTAGCAGCTGCTGGCAAATAG